A genome region from Archaeoglobus fulgidus DSM 4304 includes the following:
- a CDS encoding helix-turn-helix domain-containing protein, whose amino-acid sequence MMMTDLPENIRKTAVALLRLGEATAEDIAKITGRKRSTESYYLNLMADLKLVKKKKVGRKIYFIFNSRDQEKRQ is encoded by the coding sequence ATGATGATGACCGACCTACCCGAAAACATACGCAAAACTGCTGTGGCTCTGCTTAGGCTTGGGGAGGCAACTGCTGAGGACATAGCCAAAATTACCGGGCGTAAAAGGTCCACGGAAAGCTACTACCTGAACCTGATGGCTGACTTGAAGCTTGTCAAGAAAAAGAAGGTTGGTCGAAAAATCTACTTCATCTTCAACTCTCGCGACCAAGAAAAAAGGCAATAG
- a CDS encoding thioredoxin family protein → MRLDELKRSIRLRVFNSREIYDYLKKLFEDEEKITLEFNPNPEPRLSLPGVKIDNSEIYFHAIPKQNELESFIKAIKIVAEGVKGGSGIRIITFVAPVCPNCRATVDSINTLARKYAIEHHVVDATMFHDFAERHGVMSVPTTFIGKMRFVGALTPSKAEKWIRDAMNRDYRDYIIEKLASGEIEDVKAIVVEEKLGELLGELMGHEEFIVRLGAMATAEALEGEKEVVEGVKKAVRKLLTHEDARIREDAAMMLGMLGGEEDVKELENLISEGGRVADSAREAVEEIRRRDNG, encoded by the coding sequence ATGCGACTGGACGAGCTGAAGAGAAGTATCAGGCTCAGAGTTTTCAACAGCAGGGAGATTTACGATTACCTTAAAAAGCTTTTCGAGGATGAGGAAAAAATCACCCTCGAGTTCAACCCCAATCCCGAGCCCAGGCTGTCTCTTCCCGGAGTAAAGATAGATAACTCCGAGATTTACTTTCACGCCATCCCGAAGCAGAACGAGCTTGAAAGCTTCATAAAGGCAATTAAAATCGTTGCCGAGGGTGTGAAAGGAGGCTCTGGAATCAGGATTATAACCTTCGTCGCTCCTGTGTGTCCAAACTGCAGGGCAACGGTCGATTCTATCAACACCCTCGCCCGAAAGTATGCAATCGAGCACCACGTGGTTGATGCCACAATGTTTCACGACTTCGCAGAGAGACACGGAGTGATGAGTGTTCCCACGACGTTCATCGGAAAGATGAGGTTCGTAGGTGCGCTTACTCCCAGCAAGGCTGAAAAGTGGATTAGGGATGCGATGAATAGGGACTACAGGGACTACATTATTGAAAAACTCGCGAGCGGTGAAATTGAGGACGTCAAGGCCATCGTCGTCGAAGAAAAGCTTGGAGAGCTCCTTGGAGAGCTGATGGGACACGAGGAGTTCATCGTGAGGCTGGGGGCGATGGCGACTGCAGAGGCTCTTGAGGGCGAGAAGGAGGTCGTTGAGGGGGTTAAAAAGGCCGTGAGGAAGCTTCTCACACACGAAGATGCTAGGATAAGAGAGGATGCTGCAATGATGCTCGGAATGCTTGGCGGTGAGGAGGATGTGAAGGAGCTTGAAAACCTAATTTCCGAAGGAGGGAGAGTTGCCGATTCTGCTCGTGAGGCTGTGGAGGAGATAAGGAGGAGGGATAATGGCTGA
- the cgi121 gene encoding KEOPS complex subunit Cgi121, with protein sequence MRVAFGEIYVEDPSAFRADYAAFIDSKYVVSLEVVEFAANKALKNWQKGRRISRSLPIEILLHYAATRQIKDALKLGVKKGLNRVAAVILDESKMEGFKEIEFRPEYDAEAVVKHYGITDEELEIAGLEKLPLLVRERIALFAAFEEVV encoded by the coding sequence ATGAGAGTTGCATTCGGGGAAATTTACGTCGAAGACCCATCAGCTTTTAGGGCAGACTACGCTGCGTTTATCGACTCAAAGTACGTAGTTTCGCTTGAGGTCGTCGAGTTTGCCGCGAACAAGGCGTTAAAGAACTGGCAGAAAGGTAGACGAATTTCAAGATCCCTTCCAATAGAGATACTGCTCCACTATGCTGCAACGAGACAGATAAAGGACGCTCTGAAGCTTGGAGTTAAAAAGGGACTCAACAGGGTTGCTGCGGTAATCCTCGACGAGAGCAAGATGGAGGGTTTCAAGGAGATAGAATTCAGGCCCGAATATGATGCAGAGGCGGTTGTGAAGCACTACGGGATAACCGATGAGGAGCTTGAAATTGCGGGGCTGGAGAAGCTTCCCTTGCTGGTTAGGGAAAGAATAGCTCTTTTCGCTGCTTTCGAAGAAGTGGTGTGA
- a CDS encoding RNA-protein complex protein Nop10 — MKVLMRKCGKCGRYTLKERCPVCGERTHMPIPPRFSIEDPYGKYRRKLRKEIGFFSFRR; from the coding sequence ATGAAGGTTTTGATGCGAAAGTGCGGAAAATGCGGAAGGTACACGCTGAAGGAGAGATGTCCTGTGTGCGGTGAGAGGACTCACATGCCAATCCCACCGAGATTTTCGATTGAAGACCCTTACGGTAAGTACAGGAGAAAGTTGAGGAAGGAAATTGGATTTTTCAGCTTTCGGAGGTGA
- a CDS encoding dihydroorotate dehydrogenase electron transfer subunit codes for MYYTRITQIERLTDEVATLYFSISLRSYPGQFVMVYVPGCEEIPLSLSSSNSVTVKAVGETTASLINAKEGQYVGVRGAFGSAFTPSKRALIVAGGIGIAPMKYLYEYLMKCGSKVSVVYGERTAKNLFWLDKFDRITVTTEDGSFGLKGTVLDALKLEKLDEYEKIYVCGSEGMLRATYDFLKERDALDKAEFSLERYMRCGIGVCGSCVIENGLRVCADGPVFNASELPW; via the coding sequence ATGTACTATACAAGAATCACGCAAATTGAGCGATTAACTGACGAGGTGGCTACACTGTACTTCAGTATCAGCCTGCGGTCTTACCCCGGTCAGTTCGTAATGGTTTACGTTCCGGGTTGTGAGGAAATACCACTCAGCCTATCCTCCTCAAATTCGGTAACGGTGAAGGCCGTTGGCGAGACCACCGCAAGTCTGATTAATGCAAAAGAGGGGCAGTATGTCGGTGTAAGGGGTGCGTTCGGCAGCGCCTTCACGCCATCAAAGCGCGCCCTTATCGTTGCGGGGGGTATTGGAATTGCACCAATGAAGTATCTTTACGAGTACCTGATGAAATGCGGCTCAAAAGTGAGTGTTGTTTATGGCGAGAGAACCGCCAAAAACTTATTTTGGCTTGATAAATTTGACAGAATCACGGTTACAACCGAGGACGGAAGTTTTGGTTTAAAGGGAACCGTTTTAGATGCCCTAAAGCTTGAAAAGCTCGATGAATACGAAAAAATCTACGTTTGCGGAAGCGAGGGGATGCTGAGAGCAACATACGACTTTTTGAAGGAGAGGGATGCACTTGACAAGGCTGAGTTCTCGCTTGAAAGGTACATGAGGTGCGGCATTGGTGTTTGTGGCTCTTGCGTGATAGAGAATGGTCTGAGAGTTTGCGCTGATGGGCCGGTTTTTAATGCCTCCGAACTGCCGTGGTAA
- a CDS encoding M20/M25/M40 family metallo-hydrolase, protein MLLKKLVEIESPTGSEHEIKDFVRDFLESKGYSVVEGQYFISTKSKSELIVSTHLDTTPVKAPFSTDGVYAYGTGVCDAKASVAAILEAAERGVDFTIAFFCDEEEGGKGSKEFAEKWSYGSMAVVMEPTDLKIASRHYGNLDLTVEVKGVQSHGSYPEMGVNAIEKAFEMISELKKHFKVTPLKIAGGSDDYVIPDYCMVKLDVLIEPETKLEEALKEIEFLSNYGKYEVSNAYEGFISKEVAGFLERAMRAAGLEVEHTVMPSWTDALNLKDRYDVVVWGPGELHLCHTVRERVRLADVEKARDVLLKLSEMFK, encoded by the coding sequence ATGCTTTTGAAAAAGCTCGTCGAGATCGAGTCACCCACCGGAAGTGAGCATGAGATTAAAGACTTCGTGAGGGATTTTCTCGAAAGCAAAGGTTACAGCGTGGTAGAGGGACAGTACTTCATCTCCACCAAATCGAAATCAGAGCTGATAGTCTCAACGCATCTCGACACAACTCCTGTGAAGGCCCCCTTCAGCACGGATGGTGTTTACGCCTACGGAACCGGCGTGTGCGATGCGAAGGCGAGCGTAGCTGCGATTCTTGAGGCCGCAGAACGGGGTGTTGACTTCACCATTGCCTTCTTCTGCGATGAAGAAGAAGGAGGAAAGGGCTCGAAGGAGTTCGCCGAGAAGTGGAGTTACGGCAGTATGGCGGTTGTGATGGAGCCCACGGATCTTAAAATCGCTTCGAGGCATTACGGAAACCTCGACTTAACGGTCGAAGTTAAGGGTGTGCAAAGCCACGGCTCCTACCCTGAAATGGGTGTCAACGCCATAGAAAAGGCCTTTGAGATGATTAGCGAGCTTAAAAAGCATTTTAAGGTTACACCTCTCAAAATTGCGGGCGGGAGCGATGACTACGTCATCCCCGATTACTGCATGGTGAAGCTAGATGTTCTGATAGAGCCGGAAACTAAGCTGGAGGAAGCGCTAAAGGAAATCGAGTTTCTCAGTAACTACGGGAAATACGAGGTCTCCAATGCGTACGAAGGCTTCATCAGCAAGGAGGTCGCTGGGTTTCTGGAGCGGGCGATGAGGGCTGCGGGTCTTGAGGTTGAGCATACCGTTATGCCATCGTGGACTGATGCCCTAAACCTGAAAGACAGGTACGATGTAGTGGTTTGGGGGCCGGGAGAGCTTCACCTCTGCCATACTGTAAGGGAGAGGGTCAGGCTTGCGGACGTTGAGAAGGCAAGGGATGTTCTGCTAAAGCTAAGCGAAATGTTTAAGTAA
- a CDS encoding shikimate kinase, whose translation MRAKAYAAGTVLNALPTGIGSAFGIEMHTIVKLRPSDELKVFVNGVERRSIVAERILNSMDVTAEVIVESEIPGGSGLGSSSAFVNALICAVKKMKGEELNAFEILRSNARFSLEAGISYTGAFDDASASMLGGFVVSDNRKMRLIRTDEFEGYSAVLIPKFSRGKVDWRRLRERASEVEGAVEAAMRGEYCKAMKLNTEYICKMLGYPLEIAEKGWEKGICCGISGNGPSYVAFGSKNEMEALAETWGEYGRVYVRRVADEPAEDVVIPTPFFRKLDG comes from the coding sequence ATGAGAGCAAAAGCCTACGCTGCAGGAACTGTTTTAAACGCACTGCCAACGGGGATAGGCTCGGCATTCGGCATAGAAATGCACACAATCGTAAAGCTAAGGCCTTCCGACGAGCTCAAAGTTTTTGTTAACGGAGTAGAGAGAAGGAGCATTGTCGCTGAGAGAATTCTCAACTCGATGGATGTCACGGCAGAAGTTATCGTGGAGTCCGAGATTCCGGGTGGTAGCGGATTGGGGAGCAGCAGCGCCTTCGTGAACGCACTCATATGTGCGGTCAAAAAAATGAAGGGTGAAGAGCTCAACGCCTTTGAGATTCTCAGGTCGAACGCGAGGTTTTCTCTCGAAGCAGGAATTAGCTACACGGGAGCGTTTGACGACGCCTCCGCTTCTATGCTCGGCGGATTTGTAGTTTCAGACAACAGGAAAATGAGGCTGATTAGAACCGACGAATTTGAAGGTTACTCGGCTGTGCTAATACCCAAATTCAGCAGAGGCAAAGTGGACTGGAGGAGGTTGAGGGAGAGGGCGAGCGAGGTTGAAGGGGCGGTAGAGGCGGCTATGAGGGGTGAGTACTGCAAAGCTATGAAGCTTAACACGGAGTACATCTGCAAAATGTTGGGCTATCCTTTGGAAATCGCCGAGAAAGGGTGGGAAAAGGGAATTTGCTGCGGTATTTCCGGCAACGGTCCAAGTTACGTGGCTTTTGGAAGCAAAAATGAGATGGAGGCTCTTGCCGAAACGTGGGGTGAATACGGTAGAGTTTACGTGAGAAGGGTAGCGGACGAGCCAGCTGAGGACGTTGTAATCCCGACGCCATTTTTTCGAAAGCTTGATGGGTAA
- a CDS encoding RAD55 family ATPase yields MKLVKTGILPLDTQLGGGMPAGSVVSVFEEPGAGADVLSYHFTVEGATHGENVFYLATDDSSEEIREYINLYFDLDEAVWENITLLSLRASMQQEEGEKDAKDFLRKTIYDPIGGIKTILSHEEFERVVINNFTYFLANYPIEDVIALIDVLSNYAKRNQSVVMLLVTKGMFDPRTETTVKHYSDGVIELTLKEVENEVQRRLKVVKFKGILVPKAILRYELTDKGIKMESVMRVL; encoded by the coding sequence ATGAAACTCGTGAAGACAGGGATACTTCCACTCGACACGCAGCTAGGCGGGGGAATGCCAGCAGGTAGCGTCGTTTCCGTCTTCGAGGAGCCCGGTGCCGGGGCGGATGTGCTGTCCTACCACTTCACGGTTGAGGGAGCCACGCATGGCGAGAACGTATTTTACCTTGCTACAGATGACAGCAGCGAGGAGATCAGGGAGTACATCAACCTCTACTTCGACCTTGACGAGGCGGTCTGGGAGAACATTACCCTGCTGAGCCTGAGAGCGTCCATGCAGCAGGAGGAGGGGGAGAAGGATGCCAAGGACTTTCTCAGAAAAACCATTTACGATCCAATCGGAGGAATTAAAACAATACTCAGCCACGAAGAGTTCGAGAGGGTTGTTATCAACAACTTTACGTACTTCCTCGCCAACTATCCCATCGAAGATGTCATAGCCCTCATTGACGTTCTCTCAAATTATGCCAAAAGGAACCAGTCTGTTGTGATGCTCCTCGTTACGAAGGGCATGTTTGATCCGAGAACTGAAACAACTGTAAAGCACTACTCGGACGGAGTTATCGAGCTTACGCTGAAAGAGGTTGAAAACGAGGTCCAGAGGAGGCTGAAGGTCGTAAAGTTCAAGGGAATACTTGTTCCAAAGGCTATCCTGAGGTATGAATTGACGGACAAGGGCATAAAGATGGAGTCGGTAATGAGGGTTCTATGA
- a CDS encoding HesA/MoeB/ThiF family protein, with amino-acid sequence MTFEKYSRQIMIFGEEGQRRLSKAKVLVVGAGGLGSPVIAYLAAAGVGKIGIVDGDTVEVSNLQRQIIHAGNLGENKAESAAEFVKKLNPDVEVDVYPFSITPENVLEVVERYDVVAGCPDSFRSRFLLNDACMILKKTFVHAAVYAWEGEVATFTGKPCYRCYIPKSPEESGRAILGATAGAFGCLQAAEVIKIITGSGEPLIGRLIRGNLAEMEFFTINIPERDDCPVCSGRLKGIFDENYVDDCTIRRLE; translated from the coding sequence TTGACATTTGAGAAATACAGCAGGCAGATTATGATTTTTGGGGAGGAGGGACAGAGAAGGTTGAGCAAAGCCAAGGTTCTTGTGGTCGGCGCGGGGGGTCTTGGTAGCCCGGTAATAGCCTACCTCGCAGCAGCGGGCGTGGGAAAAATTGGGATAGTTGATGGCGACACAGTCGAGGTTTCCAATTTGCAAAGGCAAATTATACACGCTGGGAATCTCGGGGAAAATAAGGCGGAGTCGGCCGCAGAATTTGTGAAGAAGCTCAACCCCGACGTTGAGGTGGATGTTTACCCCTTCTCAATAACTCCCGAAAACGTTCTTGAGGTCGTTGAGCGATACGACGTTGTTGCGGGCTGCCCCGACAGCTTCAGGAGCAGGTTTTTGCTGAACGATGCTTGCATGATTTTAAAAAAGACGTTCGTCCATGCGGCCGTGTATGCATGGGAAGGGGAGGTGGCAACCTTCACGGGAAAGCCGTGCTACAGATGCTACATTCCGAAATCACCTGAAGAGAGTGGAAGGGCCATATTAGGAGCTACTGCCGGGGCATTTGGCTGTTTGCAGGCGGCAGAGGTAATTAAAATCATCACCGGAAGTGGTGAACCGCTCATCGGAAGGCTGATAAGGGGAAACCTTGCCGAGATGGAGTTCTTCACAATCAACATTCCTGAGAGGGATGACTGTCCTGTTTGCTCAGGAAGGCTGAAAGGTATTTTCGACGAAAACTACGTTGATGATTGCACAATCAGACGCCTTGAGTGA
- a CDS encoding proteasome assembly chaperone family protein — translation MLEKVDVRFLKSPEEVGLENPVFIEGLPGIGHVGKLVADHLVNELKAEKVVEIYSHYFPPQVMVLEDGTIRMPKNEVYAWKSDGNGTDLLILVGDFQSISNEGHFELVNAYIDVAKKFSARMIYTLGGYGVGKLVEEPYVIGAANSPEIVEELKSYGVKFEPGEPGGGIIGASGLLLGVSELEGIPAACLMGVTSGYMVDPKSAKVVLDVLCKMLSLEVSVEALEERAKEMEKIIAQIKEMQEMAVQQWKSDEDLRYFR, via the coding sequence ATGTTAGAAAAGGTTGATGTAAGATTTTTGAAATCCCCGGAGGAGGTGGGGCTTGAAAACCCCGTCTTCATAGAGGGGCTTCCCGGCATTGGGCACGTAGGCAAGCTCGTTGCTGATCACTTGGTTAACGAGTTGAAGGCTGAGAAGGTGGTTGAGATTTACTCCCACTACTTCCCACCGCAGGTGATGGTTCTTGAGGATGGGACAATAAGGATGCCCAAGAATGAGGTTTACGCCTGGAAATCAGACGGTAACGGTACGGATTTGTTGATACTCGTTGGGGACTTCCAGAGCATAAGCAACGAGGGGCACTTCGAGCTCGTCAACGCATACATTGATGTTGCCAAGAAATTCTCGGCGAGAATGATTTACACGCTTGGAGGATACGGCGTGGGAAAGCTCGTTGAGGAGCCGTACGTGATTGGGGCTGCAAACTCTCCTGAAATTGTGGAGGAGCTTAAGAGCTACGGGGTGAAGTTCGAGCCCGGAGAACCGGGAGGGGGAATAATAGGCGCATCGGGTCTTTTGCTCGGAGTGTCGGAGCTCGAAGGGATTCCCGCTGCATGTCTCATGGGTGTTACATCAGGCTACATGGTCGATCCGAAGAGCGCGAAGGTCGTTCTCGACGTGCTGTGCAAAATGCTGAGTCTTGAAGTCTCCGTTGAGGCCCTTGAGGAAAGGGCCAAGGAGATGGAAAAAATAATCGCCCAAATCAAAGAGATGCAGGAGATGGCTGTTCAGCAGTGGAAGAGCGACGAAGATTTGAGATACTTTAGATGA
- a CDS encoding GNAT family N-acetyltransferase: MEIRRADKDDLDDFVRVYVESYRGLEDYAYTRKRDVKNYFKWLLSRDKDGVMVAEIDGEAVGFVACDTNWFSIFERKKVGEIHELFVLPEFRGEGIGAKLMEKALEYALERNRKVAELWVGRTNYRARRFYASQDLRRPESGGSGSE; this comes from the coding sequence GTGGAGATAAGAAGGGCTGACAAAGACGACCTCGACGACTTCGTGAGGGTTTACGTCGAATCCTACAGGGGGCTTGAGGATTATGCGTACACGAGAAAAAGGGACGTAAAGAATTACTTCAAGTGGTTGCTTTCCAGGGACAAGGATGGTGTGATGGTCGCTGAAATCGATGGTGAGGCGGTTGGATTTGTCGCGTGCGACACGAACTGGTTCAGCATATTCGAGCGAAAAAAGGTGGGGGAGATACACGAACTTTTTGTCCTTCCTGAATTTAGGGGGGAGGGGATTGGCGCAAAGCTAATGGAAAAGGCCTTGGAATACGCTCTCGAAAGGAACAGAAAAGTTGCCGAACTGTGGGTGGGCAGAACAAACTACAGGGCGAGAAGGTTCTACGCCTCGCAGGATTTGAGGAGGCCGGAGAGTGGGGGAAGTGGGTCAGAATGA
- a CDS encoding minichromosome maintenance protein MCM gives MAIEGIVRKVTEVRPRIVEAAFACLNCGSITMVPQEDSQLRQPFECSKCSTKKMIFLPDSSISVDSQRVKIQEYPENLRGGEQPQTIDVILEGDLAGSVNPGDRVIINGIVRAKPRGLGQRKMTHMDLYIEGNSVEVLQQEYEEFEITEKDRELIMQLAASDDIYEKIVKSIAPSIYGHEDVKLAIALQLFGGVPKKLPDGTEIRGDIHILLVGDPGVAKSQLLKYVHRIAPRSVYTTGKGTTTAGLTATAVRDEVDGRWTLEAGALVLADKGIALVDEIDKMRKEDTSALHEALEQQTISVAKAGINAILKARCALLGAANPKYGRFEKFTPVPEQIEMSPTLLSRFDLIFVLKDEPDEEKDKRLVEHILYSHQLGEMTEKAKNVAAEYDEEFIRQRSERIVPEIDPDLLRKYIAYARKTVYPVLTDEAKEKIKEFYLSLRSRVKENSPVPITARQLESIVRLAEASARVRLSDRVEPEDVDRVIEIMMRSLREIAVDPETGEMDIDLAYSGTSKTQRDRIMILKKIIEQLEEEHERGVPEELILEEAEKEGIDRTKAKEILSKLKLHGEVYTPKHGHYKLVSKL, from the coding sequence ATGGCGATAGAGGGGATTGTCAGGAAGGTTACTGAAGTCAGGCCGAGAATTGTTGAAGCCGCCTTTGCCTGCCTGAACTGCGGAAGCATAACCATGGTTCCTCAGGAGGACAGCCAGCTCAGACAGCCCTTTGAGTGCAGCAAGTGCAGCACGAAGAAGATGATTTTTCTCCCGGACAGCAGCATCTCCGTTGACAGTCAAAGGGTGAAGATTCAGGAGTACCCCGAAAATCTCAGGGGTGGGGAGCAGCCGCAGACGATAGACGTCATACTTGAAGGTGATTTGGCAGGCTCCGTGAATCCGGGGGACAGGGTGATAATAAACGGGATCGTGAGGGCGAAGCCGAGAGGGCTTGGGCAGAGGAAAATGACGCATATGGACCTTTACATCGAAGGGAACTCCGTTGAGGTTCTCCAGCAGGAGTACGAGGAGTTCGAGATTACCGAGAAGGACAGGGAACTGATAATGCAGCTTGCCGCAAGCGACGACATCTACGAGAAGATAGTAAAGTCGATAGCCCCCTCAATATACGGTCATGAGGACGTGAAGCTTGCCATTGCCCTTCAGCTTTTCGGCGGCGTGCCCAAGAAGCTGCCCGACGGCACTGAAATAAGGGGGGACATTCACATCCTTCTTGTGGGCGATCCGGGCGTTGCCAAATCGCAGCTTTTGAAGTACGTCCACAGAATAGCTCCGCGGAGCGTTTACACAACCGGAAAGGGGACAACAACTGCAGGCCTCACTGCCACCGCAGTCAGAGATGAGGTGGATGGCAGGTGGACTCTTGAAGCCGGAGCCCTCGTTCTTGCGGATAAGGGCATTGCGTTGGTTGATGAGATTGACAAAATGCGTAAGGAAGACACCTCGGCATTGCACGAAGCACTTGAGCAGCAAACCATCAGCGTTGCCAAAGCGGGAATAAACGCCATCTTAAAGGCCAGATGCGCGTTGCTCGGTGCGGCAAATCCGAAGTACGGCAGATTCGAGAAATTCACTCCCGTTCCTGAGCAAATTGAGATGTCCCCCACCCTCCTTTCAAGGTTCGACCTGATTTTCGTTCTGAAGGACGAGCCGGATGAGGAGAAGGACAAGAGGCTCGTTGAACACATTCTCTACTCTCACCAGCTTGGAGAGATGACGGAAAAGGCCAAGAACGTTGCCGCAGAGTACGACGAGGAGTTCATAAGGCAGAGGTCGGAGAGGATAGTTCCGGAAATTGACCCCGACCTCCTAAGGAAGTACATAGCATATGCAAGAAAAACCGTCTATCCCGTTTTGACAGATGAGGCTAAGGAAAAAATCAAGGAGTTCTACTTGTCACTCAGGTCGAGAGTTAAGGAGAACTCCCCCGTTCCCATAACCGCAAGACAGCTTGAAAGCATCGTCAGGCTTGCAGAAGCCTCTGCGAGAGTCAGGCTCAGCGACAGGGTGGAGCCGGAGGACGTGGACAGGGTTATCGAAATCATGATGAGGAGTCTCAGGGAGATTGCGGTTGACCCCGAAACGGGGGAGATGGACATAGACCTGGCCTACTCGGGCACCTCGAAAACGCAGAGGGACAGAATCATGATACTGAAGAAAATCATCGAGCAGCTTGAGGAGGAGCACGAAAGGGGTGTTCCGGAGGAGCTAATTCTGGAGGAGGCAGAGAAGGAGGGAATCGATAGGACGAAGGCCAAAGAGATTCTTTCCAAGCTCAAACTGCACGGAGAGGTTTACACTCCAAAACACGGGCATTACAAATTGGTAAGCAAACTTTAG
- a CDS encoding translation initiation factor IF-2 subunit alpha, with amino-acid sequence MKEKRLIIKRSGYPSKGEIVIGTVKRVLDFGAFVSLDEYEGREGMVHISEVASGWIKDIREHVKKGQKVICKVLDVNPKRGHIDLSIKDVNERQRREKLQQWKNEMKAFKWLEIIGEKLNIDFKELEKIGKKLMKEYDSVYSAFEEAAFEGYEVLAPIVGEEFAKEMAEIARENIKPKRVKVRGYFELKSSASDGIERIKKALLEAKKALVNGVEMKLEYVGAPKYRIVVEADDYKTAENVLKKATENVLKAIKKLGGEGNFIREAA; translated from the coding sequence ATGAAAGAAAAGAGGCTAATCATAAAGAGAAGTGGTTATCCTTCTAAGGGCGAGATTGTCATAGGAACGGTTAAGAGGGTGCTCGATTTTGGAGCCTTTGTTTCCCTTGATGAGTACGAGGGCAGAGAAGGGATGGTTCACATTAGCGAGGTCGCGTCAGGTTGGATTAAGGACATCAGGGAGCACGTCAAAAAAGGACAGAAGGTAATATGCAAGGTACTCGATGTAAATCCGAAAAGAGGGCACATTGACCTCTCGATAAAGGACGTCAACGAGAGGCAGAGAAGGGAGAAGCTTCAGCAGTGGAAGAACGAGATGAAGGCATTCAAGTGGCTCGAAATAATCGGCGAAAAGCTGAATATCGATTTCAAGGAGCTTGAGAAAATCGGGAAGAAACTCATGAAGGAGTACGATTCCGTTTACTCCGCCTTCGAGGAGGCTGCTTTTGAGGGATATGAGGTTCTCGCTCCCATTGTAGGGGAAGAGTTTGCCAAGGAGATGGCGGAGATAGCCAGGGAGAACATAAAGCCCAAAAGGGTTAAGGTTAGAGGGTACTTCGAGCTTAAGAGCAGCGCTTCTGACGGAATCGAGAGGATAAAAAAGGCCCTTCTTGAGGCCAAAAAGGCTCTGGTAAATGGTGTGGAGATGAAGCTTGAGTACGTCGGCGCACCCAAGTACAGAATCGTCGTAGAGGCGGATGATTACAAAACCGCCGAAAACGTTTTGAAGAAGGCCACAGAAAATGTACTGAAAGCGATCAAAAAGCTTGGTGGAGAGGGCAACTTCATCAGGGAAGCGGCATGA
- a CDS encoding heparan-alpha-glucosaminide N-acetyltransferase: MRYPEIDIARGAAVILMLLFHSFFDAHYFGKIELSGDFWYYFPRFIGGMFIFISGYTLSVVKPDFSRLKRKVLKLAALSLAITAVTLVFVPEKTVVFGIIHFFTLATLLGYLFLRFPKIQLPAGIALFFAGIALNQIRVGTNMLVWLGLMPYGFTTLDYYPLLPWFGVFLLGMFFGNVARPKGANLNVPVVSFLGKNSLKIYVIQHPVIILLLHLYFGDILQQIF; this comes from the coding sequence ATGAGGTATCCAGAAATAGATATCGCCAGAGGAGCGGCAGTAATCTTAATGCTCCTCTTTCACTCTTTTTTCGACGCGCATTACTTCGGCAAAATAGAGCTTTCGGGGGATTTCTGGTACTACTTTCCGAGATTCATCGGCGGAATGTTTATTTTCATCTCAGGATATACTCTGTCCGTAGTCAAACCTGATTTTAGCAGGCTGAAGAGGAAGGTTTTAAAGCTTGCCGCCCTCTCTTTGGCGATTACAGCAGTTACCTTGGTGTTCGTCCCGGAAAAAACTGTTGTTTTCGGGATAATACACTTCTTCACTCTTGCCACACTTCTCGGCTACCTGTTTCTGAGATTTCCAAAAATTCAGCTTCCCGCGGGAATAGCGCTTTTCTTTGCAGGAATAGCTCTCAACCAGATAAGAGTGGGAACGAATATGCTTGTGTGGCTCGGACTAATGCCTTACGGCTTCACCACCCTTGATTACTATCCCTTACTGCCCTGGTTCGGGGTTTTCCTCCTAGGAATGTTTTTCGGAAATGTAGCCAGGCCAAAGGGTGCTAACCTTAACGTTCCGGTTGTTTCTTTCCTGGGCAAAAACTCCCTGAAAATTTACGTGATTCAACATCCGGTAATCATCCTGCTTCTGCATCTGTATTTTGGGGACATTCTTCAGCAGATTTTTTAG